The following coding sequences lie in one Methanothermobacter sp. MT-2 genomic window:
- a CDS encoding dolichyl-phosphate mannose synthase related protein — protein sequence MKIVIIIPAYNEEATISEVVKEALKHGDTIVVDDGSSDNTGILAKKAGAKVIKHEKNKGKGAALKTGVRSIINSGYDVIIFMDGDGQHDPKYIKPLASRINSAQIVIGSRFLGDISKMPLKRRFSNRITTYILKHLTGYHLTDSQSGFKAINANCAQMLLKIPYDDYIYESELICAAAAHNLIVDEIPITCNYDLEKSYIGIADLLKYMIFIARLLSLKIIEKIAGFLSTLRG from the coding sequence ATGAAGATAGTGATAATAATACCAGCATATAATGAGGAAGCCACAATCTCGGAAGTTGTAAAAGAAGCTCTTAAACATGGAGATACCATAGTTGTAGATGACGGATCCTCTGATAATACAGGCATCCTCGCCAAGAAAGCAGGAGCCAAAGTTATAAAACATGAAAAAAATAAAGGTAAAGGCGCCGCCCTCAAAACCGGGGTTAGATCAATAATCAACAGCGGATATGATGTTATAATTTTCATGGATGGTGATGGACAACACGACCCCAAATATATAAAACCATTAGCATCTCGGATTAACAGCGCCCAAATAGTAATAGGATCCCGCTTCCTAGGCGATATCAGTAAAATGCCCTTAAAAAGACGCTTTTCCAATAGGATAACAACTTATATTCTGAAACATTTGACAGGTTATCATTTAACAGACAGCCAGAGCGGCTTCAAGGCCATTAATGCAAATTGCGCCCAAATGCTTTTAAAGATACCATATGATGATTATATTTATGAATCAGAGCTCATATGCGCAGCAGCAGCACATAATCTTATCGTGGATGAAATCCCTATAACCTGTAATTATGACCTGGAGAAATCATATATAGGAATAGCAGACCTCCTAAAATATATGATATTCATCGCAAGATTATTATCCCTTAAAATAATAGAAAAAATAGCGGGTTTTCTGTCCACTTTGAGAGGTTAG
- a CDS encoding lactate utilization protein B/C, with the protein MEIIEDPLIRELKENVKHIREKSIKNLKRLLEKAEESFNCNGMEFYMAKNGEEANNIIYDIVKDEEIVAKSKSNTLSEIGIVDFLGKKGLEVIETDLGDRIIQLMNDEPTHPTAPALHFNIQEIANITRKKLKVEVSANPEDIMKTIKADVLEKLRKANVGITGANAVAASDGSIVMVHNEGNIGLLTLKNTHIIVFGIDKLVNTLEDAISVAKLETAYATGAKLPSYINVVSGPSKTADIQKMLLKGMYGARRVVAIALDNGRSKTPPECLWCIGCGTCITSCPVYNTMGYDFGYKGYLGGRGVAFTRFIKGERASFEAGIYMCTLCSRCTQTCPLEIPIADIIEDVRCQVQRAGYTLDAHENIRRNIKENGTPFR; encoded by the coding sequence GTGGAAATAATAGAGGATCCTCTTATAAGGGAGTTAAAAGAAAATGTGAAACATATAAGGGAAAAATCCATCAAAAACCTCAAAAGACTATTAGAAAAAGCAGAAGAATCCTTTAATTGTAACGGTATGGAATTTTATATGGCTAAAAATGGGGAGGAAGCGAATAATATTATCTATGATATTGTGAAGGATGAAGAGATAGTTGCAAAATCCAAATCCAACACACTCTCAGAGATAGGTATTGTGGATTTCCTCGGGAAAAAGGGCCTAGAGGTTATAGAAACTGACCTAGGCGATAGGATAATCCAATTAATGAATGATGAGCCAACACACCCAACAGCACCCGCCCTACACTTTAACATCCAAGAAATCGCTAATATAACACGAAAAAAACTTAAGGTAGAAGTCTCCGCAAACCCAGAGGATATAATGAAAACCATAAAAGCAGATGTCCTCGAAAAACTGAGAAAAGCCAATGTGGGTATTACAGGAGCTAATGCAGTGGCAGCATCTGATGGTTCAATTGTAATGGTCCACAACGAAGGAAACATAGGCCTCCTCACACTCAAAAACACTCATATAATCGTCTTCGGCATTGATAAACTAGTAAATACCCTAGAGGATGCTATCTCAGTGGCTAAACTCGAAACAGCCTATGCTACCGGCGCGAAACTCCCATCATATATAAATGTGGTGTCTGGCCCGTCTAAAACAGCTGACATCCAAAAAATGCTCTTAAAGGGCATGTATGGGGCCCGTAGGGTTGTTGCAATAGCCCTTGATAATGGTAGAAGCAAAACTCCACCTGAATGTTTATGGTGTATAGGCTGCGGAACCTGTATAACATCCTGTCCAGTGTATAATACCATGGGATATGATTTCGGCTACAAAGGATACCTTGGTGGTAGGGGAGTTGCATTCACAAGGTTTATAAAAGGTGAAAGGGCAAGTTTCGAGGCAGGGATTTATATGTGCACCCTTTGCAGCCGGTGCACGCAAACATGCCCCCTTGAGATACCGATAGCAGATATAATAGAGGATGTAAGGTGTCAAGTGCAAAGGGCAGGTTACACCCTAGATGCCCATGAAAATATACGAAGGAATATTAAAGAGAATGGAACACCCTTTAGATAG
- a CDS encoding energy-converting hydrogenase A, subunit R — MNRLFVTDCEGPISLNDNAFELASHFIPDGDKFFAAVSRYDDILAYEVKRPGYNAGDTLKLITPFLKAYDVTNEKIVKFSRENISLVPWARQLLEYVQGSMPSYIISTSYRQYIEALCNLINFPFENTYYTSLDIDSHELPDHEREKIFQFKEMIVEGADFETMDKIFFKEIPQMRIGKLLEDVKTVGGEGKRLALKEILKKEKLPIKSTLYIGDSITDVEPLRFTRGRGLAVSFNGNHYAVKEADIIVISENALPIGLIADLHSRFGRNYIIEFTKAYSKNPERALENFRISYNILEKFMEAFKDKFPIITIPENIEEIAEKSIRMRKKIRGEAIGGLG, encoded by the coding sequence ATGAACAGATTGTTTGTAACAGATTGTGAGGGTCCTATTTCCCTTAACGACAACGCATTTGAACTTGCAAGCCATTTCATACCAGATGGTGACAAATTTTTCGCGGCAGTGAGTAGGTACGATGATATACTAGCCTATGAAGTCAAAAGACCAGGATATAATGCTGGTGACACTCTTAAACTCATCACACCATTCTTGAAGGCATATGATGTCACCAATGAGAAGATAGTGAAATTTTCCAGGGAAAATATTAGCCTAGTTCCATGGGCGCGCCAACTCCTCGAATATGTCCAAGGGTCCATGCCATCCTATATCATAAGTACAAGTTACAGGCAATATATCGAGGCCCTATGTAATCTTATCAATTTCCCATTTGAGAACACATATTATACAAGCCTTGACATAGACTCACACGAACTTCCAGATCATGAAAGGGAAAAGATATTCCAATTCAAGGAAATGATAGTAGAAGGCGCTGATTTCGAGACAATGGACAAAATCTTCTTCAAAGAGATACCCCAGATGAGGATAGGTAAACTCCTAGAAGATGTTAAGACTGTAGGAGGGGAAGGTAAACGCCTAGCACTCAAAGAGATACTCAAAAAAGAAAAACTACCCATAAAATCAACACTCTATATAGGTGACAGCATAACCGATGTAGAACCTTTAAGATTCACAAGAGGGCGTGGATTGGCAGTATCCTTCAATGGAAACCATTATGCCGTGAAAGAAGCCGATATAATCGTCATATCAGAGAACGCGCTCCCAATAGGGTTAATCGCGGATCTGCATTCACGTTTCGGGAGAAACTACATAATAGAATTCACAAAAGCCTACTCAAAAAATCCTGAAAGAGCCCTTGAAAATTTCAGGATAAGCTATAATATACTTGAAAAATTCATGGAAGCATTCAAGGACAAATTCCCCATAATAACAATACCAGAAAATATCGAAGAGATAGCAGAAAAAAGCATAAGAATGCGTAAAAAGATCAGAGGAGAAGCCATAGGAGGCCTCGGATAG
- a CDS encoding CoB--CoM heterodisulfide reductase, with product MDFIYFRGCMGRERIPGIVKATEQILDYLGVSYTILEDEKCCGSVLLRTGFCEDAKERMRANLKILSGSRLLVSCAGCYRMFKTDYPRIFNVNLDVTHTSQLFHQLLNDDEIQVRGDLKVTYHDPCHLARHCGEYEAPRRLLEAFGILIEMEDHGSKAQCCGAGGGVKSAYPHIAEKIAQKRIKQARDTGAEILCTTCPFCKYNLESHGMKVMDISEFIVDIMEGSKSTKTN from the coding sequence GTGGATTTTATATATTTTAGGGGTTGTATGGGGAGAGAAAGAATCCCTGGGATAGTTAAGGCCACTGAACAAATTTTAGATTATCTTGGAGTTTCATATACTATTCTTGAGGATGAGAAGTGTTGTGGTTCAGTTTTGCTCCGCACGGGATTCTGTGAAGATGCTAAGGAGAGGATGAGAGCAAATCTTAAAATTTTATCTGGTTCCAGGTTGCTTGTATCATGTGCTGGTTGTTACAGGATGTTTAAAACAGATTATCCCAGGATATTCAATGTTAATTTGGATGTTACTCATACCTCCCAATTGTTTCATCAATTATTGAATGATGATGAAATCCAGGTTAGAGGAGATCTAAAGGTTACATATCATGATCCTTGCCATCTTGCAAGGCATTGTGGAGAATATGAAGCTCCACGCAGACTCCTAGAAGCTTTTGGGATCCTCATAGAAATGGAAGACCATGGTAGTAAGGCCCAGTGTTGTGGTGCTGGTGGTGGTGTTAAGTCAGCATACCCTCATATAGCAGAGAAGATAGCCCAGAAAAGGATAAAACAAGCCCGTGACACTGGAGCGGAAATCCTATGTACCACTTGTCCATTCTGTAAATATAACCTGGAATCCCATGGAATGAAAGTAATGGATATCTCAGAGTTCATAGTTGATATCATGGAGGGGTCAAAATCGACGAAAACCAACTGA
- a CDS encoding UDP-glucose 4-epimerase homolog: MKDKNVIVTGGLGFIGSHLTDRLLKDGNKVTVIDNCSTGSINNLAMKDHENLKIIKGSITELDLEKIFQGKDYIFHQAALASVEESIKDPIKCHRINATGTLRILQAASKCNIIKVLNASTSAVYGNNPKIPLDENETPRPLSPYAASKVSAEFYCHVYKECYGLDTVSLRYFNVFGPRQNPKSEYAAVIPRFIHAILSGENPIIYGDGNQTRDFIYVEDVVEANLLLAESDFTGQINVATGKSVTINQLLELIGEICGIEIKAEYQDPRPGDIKDSRADISLLKSLGFKKLTSLKNGLEKTIKWHKR, encoded by the coding sequence ATGAAAGATAAAAACGTCATAGTCACCGGAGGCCTTGGATTTATTGGTTCACACCTTACAGACAGGCTGCTAAAAGATGGTAACAAGGTCACAGTTATAGACAACTGTTCCACGGGCTCAATTAACAATTTAGCCATGAAAGACCATGAAAACCTCAAAATAATAAAGGGTAGTATAACAGAACTTGACCTTGAAAAGATCTTCCAAGGAAAAGATTACATATTCCACCAAGCAGCCCTCGCAAGCGTGGAAGAAAGCATAAAAGATCCAATAAAATGCCATAGAATAAACGCCACCGGAACCCTCCGAATACTACAAGCCGCAAGTAAATGCAACATAATAAAAGTATTGAACGCATCAACCTCCGCAGTCTATGGCAACAATCCAAAGATACCATTAGATGAAAATGAAACCCCAAGACCCCTTTCACCATACGCAGCCTCAAAGGTCTCGGCAGAATTTTACTGTCACGTTTATAAAGAATGCTATGGTCTCGACACGGTCTCCCTAAGATACTTCAACGTCTTCGGACCCCGTCAAAACCCCAAATCAGAATACGCTGCCGTCATACCACGATTCATACACGCCATCCTCTCAGGAGAAAATCCAATAATCTATGGTGACGGTAACCAAACCCGAGACTTCATCTATGTAGAAGATGTGGTTGAAGCCAACCTACTACTTGCAGAATCAGACTTCACAGGTCAAATCAACGTGGCAACCGGTAAAAGCGTCACGATAAACCAACTCTTAGAACTAATAGGGGAAATATGTGGTATTGAAATAAAAGCAGAATACCAGGATCCAAGACCAGGTGACATAAAAGACTCCAGAGCAGACATAAGCCTTCTAAAATCCCTCGGATTCAAAAAGCTTACAAGTCTAAAAAATGGACTTGAAAAGACCATAAAATGGCACAAAAGGTGA
- a CDS encoding formylmethanofuran--tetrahydromethanopterin formyltransferase, whose product MKINGTIIEDTFCETFNGKCVRSIVTAHDMETLKRAAYDATSTPGAVIGRLESGVESFLDPTMTPDSRPGALLQFYFALDNMEKFEVELSYRIRQDILVKPFTSLFNATLKPEGYIDMMKHVGHCGDGYEWIETLHGREMIIVPIAVPDFKIETRMGYQTGIMGANFWYMCKDKESVLKAGEKAIEAINSIEEVITPFDICSAPSKPETKYPWIGPTTNHPYCPSLKKRLGSESKVPKGVKYIPEIVINGLSREKVMEALKEGIKAVSKFDGVTRVTAGNYEGKLGDDKIFLHELF is encoded by the coding sequence GTGAAGATCAACGGAACCATCATAGAGGACACATTCTGTGAAACCTTTAATGGTAAATGTGTAAGGAGCATAGTAACAGCCCATGACATGGAAACTCTTAAAAGAGCAGCATATGATGCCACATCCACCCCAGGAGCAGTCATCGGCAGATTAGAAAGTGGAGTTGAATCATTCCTAGACCCGACTATGACACCTGATTCCAGGCCTGGAGCCCTACTCCAATTCTATTTCGCCCTCGACAACATGGAAAAATTCGAGGTGGAATTATCCTATAGGATAAGACAGGACATCCTAGTAAAGCCATTCACAAGCCTATTTAATGCCACTTTAAAACCAGAGGGATATATTGACATGATGAAACACGTTGGACACTGTGGCGACGGATACGAGTGGATAGAAACCCTCCATGGAAGAGAAATGATCATAGTACCCATAGCAGTCCCAGACTTCAAAATAGAAACGCGCATGGGATACCAGACAGGTATAATGGGCGCGAATTTCTGGTACATGTGCAAGGACAAAGAATCAGTCCTCAAAGCAGGTGAAAAAGCCATAGAAGCCATAAACAGTATAGAGGAGGTTATAACACCATTCGACATCTGTTCAGCCCCTTCAAAACCAGAAACAAAATATCCATGGATAGGCCCCACAACAAACCATCCATACTGCCCATCACTAAAAAAAAGACTAGGCAGCGAATCCAAAGTCCCGAAGGGAGTTAAATACATACCCGAGATAGTTATAAATGGACTTTCACGAGAAAAGGTCATGGAAGCCCTCAAAGAAGGTATAAAAGCCGTCTCAAAATTCGATGGCGTGACAAGAGTCACAGCAGGCAACTATGAAGGCAAACTAGGCGACGATAAAATATTCCTACACGAACTATTCTAA
- a CDS encoding inosine-5'-monophosphate dehydrogenase, producing the protein MYTRKLKKAETAYTFDDFLLVPQASLVEPKDVTIKSRVSRNYEINVPIVSSAMDTVTEYEMAIAMAQEGGIGIIHRNMSIKDQVEQVKRVKRSGDLTIRDVITINPDASLSEAHEIMEREGISGLPVVDNGHILGIISRRDIEPIINSEAQKKVKEVMTKDVVTVDESITPAEALEIAYENKIERLPVLKEGKLVGILTIRDILERKKYPNASRDENGRFMVGAATGPFDLERAKALDDAGADIIAIDSAHAHNLNLVKYSKIMKKKIDADLIVGNIATAEAAEDLIAQDVDGIKVGIGPGSMCTTRIIAGVGVPQLTAIASVADVAKEYDIPVIADGGIRYSGDIAKAIAVGADTVMLGNLLAGTYESPGDVVIMNGRKYKQYRGMGSLGAMTGGIGAGTDRYFQEPKSHMKHTKIVPEGVEGVVPYRGTVSEVIFQLVGGLKASMGYCGAKTIKDMQEKAKFVRITSSGIKESHPHDLLITNESPNYPTM; encoded by the coding sequence ATGTACACTAGGAAATTAAAAAAAGCCGAAACCGCCTACACATTCGATGATTTCTTGTTAGTACCCCAAGCCTCGTTAGTAGAACCAAAGGATGTTACAATAAAAAGTAGAGTATCAAGGAATTACGAGATCAACGTGCCAATAGTAAGCTCTGCCATGGACACAGTCACAGAATATGAAATGGCAATCGCAATGGCGCAAGAAGGCGGAATAGGCATAATACACAGGAATATGAGCATCAAAGACCAAGTAGAACAAGTGAAAAGGGTTAAAAGGTCAGGGGACCTTACAATAAGAGACGTTATAACAATAAACCCAGACGCGTCATTAAGCGAAGCCCACGAAATAATGGAAAGAGAAGGCATAAGCGGACTCCCAGTTGTAGACAACGGACACATACTAGGCATCATAAGCCGAAGAGACATAGAACCCATAATAAACTCAGAAGCCCAGAAAAAAGTAAAAGAAGTCATGACAAAAGATGTCGTAACTGTAGATGAGTCAATAACTCCTGCCGAGGCCCTTGAAATAGCATATGAAAACAAGATAGAAAGACTACCAGTTCTCAAAGAGGGTAAACTCGTGGGCATACTCACAATAAGAGACATACTTGAACGTAAAAAATATCCCAACGCTTCAAGAGACGAAAATGGAAGATTCATGGTAGGAGCTGCAACAGGACCATTCGACCTTGAAAGGGCCAAGGCCCTTGATGATGCTGGTGCGGATATAATAGCTATTGACAGTGCACATGCTCACAACCTTAACCTTGTGAAATATTCAAAGATCATGAAAAAGAAAATCGACGCAGACCTCATCGTGGGCAACATTGCAACAGCAGAAGCTGCAGAAGACCTAATAGCGCAAGACGTGGATGGTATAAAAGTAGGTATTGGACCTGGTTCAATGTGCACCACTAGGATAATCGCAGGGGTTGGAGTGCCCCAGCTTACTGCCATAGCATCAGTCGCAGATGTTGCAAAAGAATATGATATCCCAGTGATAGCTGATGGTGGTATACGCTACTCAGGTGATATTGCAAAGGCCATAGCAGTAGGTGCAGACACAGTGATGCTTGGTAATTTACTTGCAGGTACATATGAGTCTCCTGGGGATGTTGTGATCATGAACGGACGTAAATATAAACAATATCGTGGGATGGGATCATTAGGGGCTATGACAGGTGGGATAGGTGCTGGTACAGACCGCTACTTCCAGGAGCCTAAGAGTCATATGAAGCATACTAAGATAGTCCCAGAAGGTGTTGAAGGAGTCGTACCCTATCGTGGTACTGTAAGCGAGGTCATATTCCAATTAGTCGGGGGTTTAAAAGCTTCAATGGGTTACTGCGGTGCTAAAACAATCAAGGACATGCAAGAGAAGGCTAAGTTTGTTAGGATAACATCCAGCGGCATAAAAGAAAGCCACCCACACGACCTCCTCATAACTAATGAGAGCCCAAATTATCCCACAATGTAA